GCCGTAATTGAAGAGGTTGAAAAATTAACAGCAGCCGGAAGACCTGTACTTGTAGGTACAACTTCGGTTGAAATTTCTCAGTTGCTTTCCAAAGCACTTCAATTGAGAAAAATTCCACACCAGGTACTGAATGCGAAGCTTCACAAAAAAGAAGCGGAAATTGTTGCCGGAGCAGGACAGCCGGGAGTGGTAACCATTGCAACCAACATGGCAGGTCGTGGTACCGACATTAAGCTTTCAAAAGAGGTAAAAGATGCCGGAGGACTAGCGATCATCGGTACTGAAAGACACGATTCAAGACGTGTTGACAGACAGTTGAGAGGTAGAGCGGGACGTCAGGGAGATCCGGGAAGTTCTCAGTTCTATGTATCTCTTGAAGATAACCTGATGCGTTTATTCGGTTCTGAAAGAATTGCGAAGATGATGGACAGAATGGGTCATAAGGAAGGCGAAGTTATTCAGCACTCTATGATCAGCAAGTCTATCGAAAGAGCACAGAAAAAAGTGGAGGAAAACAACTTCGGAACAAGAAAGAGACTTCTTGAGTATGATGATGTTATGAACAAGCAGCGTGACGTTATCTATAAGAGAAGAAAGAACGCTTTGTTCGGAGATCACCTGAAGTATGATATTACCAATATGATCTTCGATGTTGCCAATTCTATCGTTGCGAAAGGAAAAGCTACAGGAAATTATAAAGATTTTGAATACGAAATCATTAAGACCTTCACTATGGAGTCTCCGGTTTCTCAGAATGATTTTAATAATAAAAATGTTCAGGATCTGACGAATATCTTATTCAAGGCAGCTCAGGAGGATTATCAGATGAAGCTGAACCTGTTGAAAGAAAAATCATTCCCAATCATTGAGAATGTATATCAGAACCAGGGTTCCATGTTCAAAATGATCCAGGTTCCTTTCACAGACGGTCACAAAACAATGACGATTGTAGCTGATCTTAAAGAAGCTTATGAAACTCACTGTGAGAGTTTAGTGAATGACTTTGAAAAGAACATTACCCTATCGATTATCGATGAAAACTGGAAACTTCACCTTCGTGAAATGGATGACCTGAGAAGATCTTCTCAGGGAGCTGTTTACGAGCAGAAAGATCCATTGGTAATTTATAAACAGGAATCTTTCCACCTATTCAGTGAAATGATCGATAAACTTAACAAAGAGATTATTTCTTTCTTATACAAAGGAGAAATTCCGGCATAAGAAAAATTTAATAATATTGCATAAAAACCGCTCTGGCATTAGCCGGAGCGGTTTTTTATTATATGTTGTATAATAATTTTATGATAAATATCAATTTCATTATTTATTTAGAACAGTTAAAAATAATATATTTGCAGAAAATTTGAGTTTCATGAAAAATGTACTGATCTGTGCTTCCGCACTGGGAACAATGCTGGTTTCTGCGCAAAAAAAAGATACCATCAAATCCAATGATATTGAAGAAGTAGTTGTTAACGGAAGATATTATCAGAAGTACAAGCTGAATGAGGTTTCGGGTTCTTTAAGAATTCAGACACCTATTCTTGAGCTTCCTCAGAATGTACAGTCTGTAAGTTCACAGGTTCTTGCGGACCAGCTTACCCTGAATATGTCTGAAGGAATTGTCCGCAACGTAAGCGGAGCAAGAAAAGTGGAACACTGGGATAATGTGTATTCCAATGTTTTCATGAGAGGAGCCAGTATTGCAACCTTTATGAACGGAATGAATGTTTCCTCCACGTGGGGACCCATCAATCCTGATGCTTCTATTATAGACAGAATAGAGTTTGTAAAAGGTCCTGCCGGATTTATGGGTTCTATGGGAGATCCTGCCGGGTTTTATAATGTGGTCACTAAAAAACCAACAGGAAAATTCGCCAATAGTGTGCGTTTCACAACGGGAAGCTACAACCTTTTCAGAGGTGAGGCAGATCTTGACGGAATCCTTGTGAAGGACGGGGTTTTAGATTACCGTATCAATTTAATGGGAAGCTCCAATAAATCGTGGGTGGAAAATGATAAAACAAGCAAAATTATTGTTGCTCCGTCAATTACTTTCAGACCTACAAAGACCACTACATTTACAGCACAATATAATTATCAGTATTTAAAATTCAATCAGCCGGGAGCTTACCTGATGTCAAATGACGGATATGCTTCACTGAATGTACATACCAACTTTAATGATCCGAATTTCAAGAAAACTGAAGTCAAAGATCAGAGTTTATTTTTAAGCTTAGACCAGAAGCTTTTCAAAGACTGGGTATGGAGCACACAGTATGCCTATATGGATTTAAATTATGACGGTGGCTCATGGTGGGGAACTTTTGATGCGAACAATAAGAATGTTTTAAACAGGACGTTAAGCAACTGGCAGGCAAAAGGAAAGAATCATATTTTCCAGACCTATGTAAGAGGAAATCTTACGACGGGAAACATTGTTCATAAGATTATTGCAGGATTTGATTACGGAGACAGAAAATACAAAGCAGACTTTTCATCTTTTGCAGGGGGGCCTTTTCCAATCGACATTTATAATGTGAATTATGGTGTGGATCCTTCAAAACTTCCTTCTTCTGATTTCTACACTTTAAATACTTCTGCTCCATTTTATAATGATCAGGGAGTAAAATATACTTCTTATTATGCTCAGGATCAGATTGAAATGTTTGATAATAAACTAAGATTAACCCTAGCAGGAAGATATACAAGCGGTAAAACCTATTCAGCCTATCCTAACCTGAGCCCGGGAACTCCTATTGTACCTGATACAGCCGGAGAATTTACACCAAGAGTAGGGGTAAGTTATTCCATTAATGAGAACTTCTCGGCTTACGGAATCTATGACAAGACTTTTGTACCACAATCCGGGACAGGAATTCATCAGACACTGATTACAGAACCCTTCAGAGGTCAGAATATTGAATTTGGACTGAAGAAAGACTGGTTCGGCGGAAAATGGAATTCTACTTTTTCAGTTTATGAAATCAGAAGACAGAATATTCTTGTAGCGGGAAATGCCAACGAAAACGGTGGAGTTGCTTTTCAGATTCCTACCGGAGAGCAAAGGGCAAGAGGTTTTGAAACCGATATCAAAGGAGAGATCGTCAGAGGGTTGAACCTTATTATCAACTATGCATATACTGATGCAAAAACGGTTAAAGACACAGATCCTGCAAGAATTGGGGTTCAGTCTCCGGGAAATGCAAAAAATGTTCAGAATACCTGGATCAGCTATAGGTTCCAGAATGGTGTTTTACATGGTTTTGGAATTTCAGCCGGTTATCAGTATCAGGGAGGAAGACAGTCCTGGTATGGGGTAAGTGCCACAAAAGATCAGAGTTTACCGGATTATTTTGATACCAACTTCGGGATTTCCTATGTTGCTAAAAAATTCGATGTTAACTTTATGTTGAATAATGTTCTTAACAGAAAACTTTACAGCGGATACAGGGGAGACGGAGGAGAATATGCATGGATCTACAATGCACCACGTAACTGGAGAGTATCAATCGGATATAAATTTTAAAAATAAAGGTTAGCCCCTCGTGGGGTTAACTTTTTTGCTATGAGAAAAAAGCATCATCATAAAAAGAAAATCTCTCCAACAAAGAAATGGTCTGCCAAACTGCATTTGTGGTTGGGCCTGTCTGTTGGTATTATTGTTTTCATAGTCTCTCTTACGGGGACTTTATATGTTTTTAAAGATGAAGTACAGAATATTCTGCGTAAAGAAGCTATTTATGTGAAAAATGAAGATTCCGGCAAAAACCCGTTATCCATTGGGCTTCTCCGGGAAAAGGTAACCTTGGAACTTAATGAAAAATACCCGCTGACTTCCGTAGAAATTCCTTTAGATAAAAGTAAATCCTACCGCTTTCTGTATTATGAAAAAAATAAAAACGGCTGGAATTATTTTCAGGAGGTGCTGATCAACAAGCAGGTCTACGTCAATCAGTATACCGGAGAGATACTGGCTGTATATAATGAGAAATATGATTTCTTCAATATTTTAAAATACATCCATTGGGGGCTCCTGCTGAATTCTGACTGGGGAAAATATGTGGTGGGAATTCCGACCGTGCTTTTCATTTTCATGCTGATCACAGGAATTATTTTGTGGTGGCCCAAAAATAAGAATGCAAGAAAAGGACGCTTACGTTTCAACTGGGAAAATGTGAAAACCTGGAAGCGTAAAAACTATGACCTTCATAATGTACTTGGGTTTTATGTTTCGTTCATTGCATTATTGATGAGCATTACCGGGATTTATTTTGCCTATCCTTATGTAAAAAACACATTCAATCTTGCTTTATCGGGATCGATGGATCTTCCCAAGGAAAAGGAGATCAAATCTCCGGATTCACTGATGGCAAAGAATAATGACGTATTTGATATTGCAGCCCTTCAGACCAGAAAGCTGTATGCCGGTTCATCAAGTTTCAGAATTTCTTTAAACGGAAAGAATAAAAAAGGAAAAGACCTGAAAAGTCTTCCCGTAACCATTTACGGACAGGAAGGAAGATTCAGCGAAAGAAACCTGTTAACTTTTGATAAATACTCAGGAAAGCTACTCGCCCATAAACCTCATCAAAAGCTGAACAGCGCCGAAAAATATGCGAATGCCAATTATGATATCCATACCGGTTCCTACTTTGGGCTTTTAGGAAAAATCATCTGGTTTACAGCCGGCCTCATCTGCACCTCACTCCCCGTAACCGGATTTTTGATCTGGTGGGGGAAAAGAAAGAAACAAGGAAAGAAAATATAATGAAAAAAGCGCTTTTATCAGCTGCCTGCCTGGGAACCACTACCGTTTTTGCACAGGTTAAAGATAGTTTACAAACCAAAAATGTTGAGGAAATCGTGATGACTGCCTCAAGGAAAAAGGAAAATATCAAAGAGGTACCAAGCTCTGTTACCATTGTGGCAGAAAAGCAGATTCAGTCTCAGCTGACAGTCAATTCTGACATCACCAGTATCCTGCAGTATACCGTTCCGAGTTTAGGAACCAACTCAGGACAGACGTCCAATACTGGGCAGACTTTGAGAGGGCGCCAGGTACTGGTACTGGTTGATGGTATTCCGCAATCTACTCCGCTTCGAAACGGGGCAAGAGATTTAAGGGTGATTGATCCTTCAGCCATTGAAAGGATTGAGGTAATCAAAGGGGCCTCTGCCATCTACGGAAACGGGGCAGACGGAGGGATCATCAATTATATCACCAAAAGAAACAAAAGCGATAAAACCATTTCCGGGATCTCACAGGTTGGCCTTACCGGACAGCTGTACGGCGGAACTTTAGGCGTAAGAGCAAGCCAGCTTTTATCAGGAAAAATCAAAAAATTCGATTATACCCTTTCATTAGCGTATGAAAGAACCGGCTATATGAAAGATGCAGACGGTGTATTGCTAAGTCCTACCTACAGTACGGCCAAGATGGATAATTACAACGGAATGCTGAAACTGGGGTATGACATCAATGACAATCAGAGAATTGAAGCTTCTTATATCGGCTATTCTTCAAGGTCAGACCTTAATGTTGGTTTAAGCACAGGGAAATACGGCATTCAACCTACGATTGGAGAAGGAGAAGGAAAAAGCCTTGAAACCACTCCGCAGGGAACCCCAAAGAACCATAATATCAGGGTAAGCT
This portion of the Chryseobacterium arthrosphaerae genome encodes:
- a CDS encoding TonB-dependent siderophore receptor, yielding MKNVLICASALGTMLVSAQKKDTIKSNDIEEVVVNGRYYQKYKLNEVSGSLRIQTPILELPQNVQSVSSQVLADQLTLNMSEGIVRNVSGARKVEHWDNVYSNVFMRGASIATFMNGMNVSSTWGPINPDASIIDRIEFVKGPAGFMGSMGDPAGFYNVVTKKPTGKFANSVRFTTGSYNLFRGEADLDGILVKDGVLDYRINLMGSSNKSWVENDKTSKIIVAPSITFRPTKTTTFTAQYNYQYLKFNQPGAYLMSNDGYASLNVHTNFNDPNFKKTEVKDQSLFLSLDQKLFKDWVWSTQYAYMDLNYDGGSWWGTFDANNKNVLNRTLSNWQAKGKNHIFQTYVRGNLTTGNIVHKIIAGFDYGDRKYKADFSSFAGGPFPIDIYNVNYGVDPSKLPSSDFYTLNTSAPFYNDQGVKYTSYYAQDQIEMFDNKLRLTLAGRYTSGKTYSAYPNLSPGTPIVPDTAGEFTPRVGVSYSINENFSAYGIYDKTFVPQSGTGIHQTLITEPFRGQNIEFGLKKDWFGGKWNSTFSVYEIRRQNILVAGNANENGGVAFQIPTGEQRARGFETDIKGEIVRGLNLIINYAYTDAKTVKDTDPARIGVQSPGNAKNVQNTWISYRFQNGVLHGFGISAGYQYQGGRQSWYGVSATKDQSLPDYFDTNFGISYVAKKFDVNFMLNNVLNRKLYSGYRGDGGEYAWIYNAPRNWRVSIGYKF
- a CDS encoding PepSY-associated TM helix domain-containing protein, which encodes MRKKHHHKKKISPTKKWSAKLHLWLGLSVGIIVFIVSLTGTLYVFKDEVQNILRKEAIYVKNEDSGKNPLSIGLLREKVTLELNEKYPLTSVEIPLDKSKSYRFLYYEKNKNGWNYFQEVLINKQVYVNQYTGEILAVYNEKYDFFNILKYIHWGLLLNSDWGKYVVGIPTVLFIFMLITGIILWWPKNKNARKGRLRFNWENVKTWKRKNYDLHNVLGFYVSFIALLMSITGIYFAYPYVKNTFNLALSGSMDLPKEKEIKSPDSLMAKNNDVFDIAALQTRKLYAGSSSFRISLNGKNKKGKDLKSLPVTIYGQEGRFSERNLLTFDKYSGKLLAHKPHQKLNSAEKYANANYDIHTGSYFGLLGKIIWFTAGLICTSLPVTGFLIWWGKRKKQGKKI